In Glandiceps talaboti chromosome 6, keGlaTala1.1, whole genome shotgun sequence, one DNA window encodes the following:
- the LOC144436078 gene encoding uncharacterized protein LOC144436078 isoform X2, with product MAEDKADNKGDGVVNVLEDILVIDNEFDDEVNDNTASENKTGKKPVPKKTTKSSSSKGKATNVKNSKDSRPKRNVKEARSSGTNQKSSTTKTTTSKSAQSTKTGKTVEKKVVKRVVSSKAKTEKKDAPEKSKQIEKEKKKLESEKAEHEKQLVKLKEEEKELKKQGNSGTKSTTAKTSTASGQKKGSVTKAKQNVKEEKKTETPKRVKKALVPKASPKKTEEKEKDRGKEKDQEPVEVDDIKLELKEKTEEKNEENKQESAPDMDDKLNVTVEEEPGENEVNISHDLEEFDTRSEAGSSSSGHSSRSVSRSPSRSKSGSRSRSKSASSSSSDSGSESRRERDRRRRRKRRAISPIVFDKSQHSESGSEGSHKISKMSSSVKQIKKDQSSKLKYLFRDSRFFLIKSNNHENIALAKAKGVWSTPPNNEQRLNQAVRDSRNVILIFSVKESGKFQGYARVDGESRRDGPTVNWVLPPGLSKAALGGVFKVDWITRQDLPFIKTSHLYNPWNENKPVKIGRDGQEIEPKVGMTLCMMFPRDDHIDLSAIVRRSRRHESRHKRDHDSSSSGATMFTSDVFISTSRRRRGRDDLIEPRRKRRRDDYSREGYGHRNDRRGYGVRREVMINGVSSYLDYMREFHVARPPAMPMNPYADMRPYGMDAPHHYMMSHQGPPPPPLPRHLDAYPPPPPPPPPRSRDRDRDRDRDRRDRERERDRDRRLSYDSRSHAVACDDFVRRTQGGESRRSGGSSSSRYSRR from the exons ATGGCAGAGGATAAGGCAGACAACAAAg GTGACGGAGTTGTTAACGTCCTTGAAGATATTTTGGTGATCGATAACGAGTTTGATGATGAAGTTAATGATAATACAGCGTCAGAGAACAAAACAG GAAAGAAACCAGTACCAAAGAAAACCACTAAATCATCCAGTTCCAAAGGAAAGGCCACAAATGTCAAGAATTCTAAAGATTCAAGACCTAAAAGAAATGTGAAAGAGGCTAGGTCCAGTGGTACAAACCAGAAATCATCAACTACAAAAACTACAACCAGTAAGTCTGCTCAAAGTACCAAGACTGGAAAGACTGTAGAAAAGAAGGTTGTCAAGAGAGTTGTCAGCTCTAAAgctaaaacagaaaaaaaggaTGCACCAGAAAAATCCAAACAGATCGAAAAGGAAAAGAAGAAACTTGAATCAGAAAAGGCCGAACATGAGAAACAGCTTGTCAAgttgaaggaagaagaaaaagaattgAAGAAGCAAGGTAATTCTGGTACTAAGTCAACAACTGCCAAAACCAGTACAGCTAGTGGTCAGAAGAAAGGAAGTGTTACCAAAGCTAAACAGAATgtgaaagaagaaaagaaaacagaaactCCAAAAAGGGTGAAGAAGGCCCTGGTTCCTAAGGCAAGTCCTAAAAAGACtgaagagaaagagaaagatcGTGGTAAAGAGAAGGATCAG GAGCCTGTTGAAGTTGATGACATTAAACTTGAACTTAAAGAAAAAACAG aggaaaaaaatgaagaaaacaaacaagaaagtGCACCTGATATGGATGATAAGTTAAATGTTACAGTTGAAGAAGAACCAGGAGAGAATGAAGTCAATATAAGCCATGATTTAGAAGAGTTTGATACAAGGAGTGAAGCTGGATCAAGCAGTAGTGGACATTCCTCAAGATCGGTTTCCAGGTCACCATCAAGATCTAAGTCTGGATCTAGGTCCAGATCCAAATCGGCTAGCAGCAGTTCATCAG ATAGTGGAAGTGAAAGCAGGCGAGAGAGGGACAGAAGAAGGCGGAGGAAGAGGAGGGCAATCTCCCCCATTGTGTTTGATAAGAGTCAGCACAGTGAATCCGGTTCAGAAGGTAGTCACAAGATATCCAAGATGTCATCATCTGTTAAACAAATAAAGAAAG ATCAAAGTTCTAAGTTGAAGTACTTGTTTCGAGATTCTAGATTCTTCTTGATTAAAAGCAACAACCATGAGAACATTGCTCTTGCCAAAGCCAAA GGTGTATGGTCCACTCCTCCAAATAATGAACAACGGTTAAACCAGGCAGTGCGAGACTCTagaaatgttattttgatattctcTGTCAAAGAGAGTGGAAAATTTCAAG GATATGCCCGTGTGGATGGGGAATCCAGACGTGATGGACCAACTGTCAATTGGGTCTTACCACCAGGATTGAGTAAAGCTGCTCTGGGAGGTGTCTTTAAAGTGGATTGGATCACCAG GCAAGATCTTCCCTTCATCAAAACCTCTCATCTGTATAATCCGTGGAATGAAAATAAACCAGTGAAGATTGGCAGAGATGGACAG GAAATTGAGCCAAAAGTTGGCATGACACTATGTATGATGTTTCCAAGGGATGACCACATTGACTTGTCTGCGATTGTGCGACGATCAAGACGACATGAAAGCCGACATAAACGGGACCACGATTCTTCATCCAG TGGGGCAACCATGTTCACTTCTGATGTTTTCATCTCTACTAGCAGACGTCGTAGAGGTCGAGATGACCTGATTGAACCACGGCGCAAGAGACGCAGGGATGACTATTCACGAGAAG GTTATGgacatagaaatgacag gCGAGGTTACGGTGTAAGAAGGGAGGTTATGATAAACGGGGTAAGT tcGTACTTAGATTATATGAGAGAATTTCATGTTGCCAGACCACCAGCGATGCCAATGAACCCCTATGCAGACATG CGGCCTTATGGAATGGATGCACCCCATCACTACATGATGTCACATCAAggtcccccacccccaccattACCTCGTCACTTAGATGCatatccaccaccaccacctccaccacctcCCAGGAGCAGAGACAGAGACCGAGACCGAGATAGGGACaggagagatagagagagagaaagagatagAGACAGAAGGCTG AGTTACGATTCCAGATCTCATGCAGTAGCATGTGATGATTTTGTACGTAGAACACAGGGCGGTGAAAGTCGTCGTAGCGGAGGAAGTAGCAGTAGCCGATACAGTCGTagataa